A region of Pongo pygmaeus isolate AG05252 chromosome 15, NHGRI_mPonPyg2-v2.0_pri, whole genome shotgun sequence DNA encodes the following proteins:
- the SAMD15 gene encoding sterile alpha motif domain-containing protein 15 isoform X3, producing MAEVPEDYDSGPDEDGEPEPERPELLGLNKLYENAEPDTMAKADSKLPAEIYQEPQPETEEEDFKEGEPDSAKNVQLKPGGTSQEGIARKSKRDIPSETQAGIPQKVKWETSREMGEFFKDLEAPMDETHEESDLEPPVEAKPNVTEDVFLESAMETDPDPVPPTETMSEVLGATVREINLELLEEETEPGVPEESLRVQHEETGLEAPEQTKPDFPSEKPGESLEETDLQPPKMTKPEIPEETQRESTEKKRTEPPEQARPEFPEKEPRKSSEEASLEPPEETQPEVPEEMQRKATEEKGTELPEQTKPDFPDHKPRKSTDENVPEPLEEIKLEFPEEESRKPNEETILEQSEMMKPESPEEIKKSNEEKNPQPPEETGLVLPQEINPQVEEKTQIKPTEEKILELPDETKPRETHVEFSKEDRPEPIKSKYSVGNDELEHHEPKRGKLSLSDEFRKEYYALGSIRESEESIGTHYEFLQPLQKLLNVSEECSYSDPSESQTELSEFVREKEVVDLSHELKELVSEDDKTQPEKGTELQFEHLNWDPEEVAEWISQLGFPQYKECFITNFISGRKLIHVNCSNLPQMGITNFEDMKPQNQPCF from the exons ATGGCTGAAGTCCCGGAGGATTATGATTCCGGCCCAGATGAAGATGGAGAGCCGGAGCCTGAGAGGCCTGAACTGCTTGGACTTAATAAATTGTATGAAAATGCCGAACCAGACACCATGGCAAAGGCAGACTCGAAGCTACCAGCAGAGATTTACCAAGAGCCACAGCCAGAGACCGAGGAAGAGGACTTCAAAGAGGGGGAGCCAGACAGTGCTAAGAACGTGCAGCTGAAACCTGGCGGGACGTCCCAGGAAGGAATTGCCAGGAAATCGAAGAGAGACATACCAAGCGAAACTCAAGCAGGGATACCCCAAAAGGTAAAGTGGGAAACATCCAGAGAGATGGGAGAGTTTTTCAAAGATTTGGAGGCCCCTATGGATGAAACGCATGAAGAGTCAGACCTAGAGCCACCAGTGGAGGCTAAACCAAATGTTACAGAGGATGTGTTCCTAGAGTCAGCTATGGAAACAGATCCAGATCCAGTGCCACCAACGGAAACCATGTCTGAGGTTTTGGGAGCCACGGTCAGAGAGATAAATTTAGAATTACTAGAGGAGGAGACTGAACCGGGGGTTCCAGAGGAATCACTTAGAGTGCAACATGAAGAGACAGGTCTGGAGGCTCCAGAGCAGACCAAACCAGATTTTCCAAGTGAGAAaccaggagaatcccttgaagaGACAGATCTTCAGCCACCAAAGATGACCAAACCAGAGATTCCAGAGGAGACACAAAGAgagtcaactgagaagaaaagGACAGAGCCACCCGAGCAGGCTAGACCGGAATTTCCAGAGAAGGAACCAAGAAAGTCTAGTGAGGAGGCAagtctagagcctccagaagagaCTCAACCAGAGGTTCCAGAGGAGATGCAAAGAAAGGCAACTGAGGAGAAAGGGACAGAACTACCTGAGCAGACTAAACCAGACTTTCCAGACCACAAGCCAAGAAAGTCTACTGATGAGAACGTTCCTGAGCCACTAGAAGAGATCAAATTAGAGTTTCCTGAGGAAGAATCAAGAAAACCAAATGAGGAAACAATTCTAGAACAATCAGAAATGATGAAACCAGAAAGTCCAGAAGAGATAAAAAAgtcaaatgaggaaaaaaatccacAGCCACCAGAGGAGACTGGTCTAGTGCTACCACAGGAGATCAACCCACAAGttgaagagaaaacacaaataaagccAACTGAGGAGAAAATTCTAGAGTTACCAGATGAAACCAAACCAAGAGAGACACATGTAGAATTTTCCAAGGAAGACAGGCCAGAACCAATAAAGTCTAAGTATTCTGTAGGAAACGATGAGCTAGAGCACCATGAGCCTAAAAGAGGAAAGTTGTCACTAAGTGACGAATTTAGAAAAGAATATTACGCATTAGGATCTATCAGAGAAAGTGAAGAATCAATTGGTACACATTATGAGTTTTTGCAACCACTCCAAAAATTGCTTAATGTCAGTGAAGAATGCTCATACTCAGATCCCTCAGAGTCTCAGACAGAATTAAGTGAGTTCGTTCGTGAAAAGGAAGTTGTAGATTTGTCCCACGAGTTGAAGGAACTGGTCTCTGAAGATGACAAAACCCAGCCAGAAAAAGGGACTGAGTTACAATTTGAGCATCTTAATTGGGATCCAGAGGAAGTTGCAGAGTGGATTAGCCAGCTAGGCTTCCCTCAATACAAG GAGTGTTTTATTACAAACTTCATCAGTGGCCGAAAACTCATTCACGTCAACTGCTCAAACCTCCCTCAGATGGGGATAACAAACTTTGAGGACATGAAG